The following are encoded in a window of uncultured Pseudomonas sp. genomic DNA:
- a CDS encoding translocation/assembly module TamB domain-containing protein: protein MKRLLRNSLFALLGLLCVLALGLSVLLGTQGGSRWLLAQVPGLQVDGFSGRLGGSWQAEQLRWQQGASRVDVQAPSLTWSPTCLLRLTLCVEQLHSGPISLLLPADEQPSSESFSLPDVSLPLALQLGEVRIASLQLNGVEQLRGLQLAARWTAQGILLDNISLHAADLDLVLQGQLQTSGNWPLQLSGQLQLPAPEKQTWPVTLQLNGELRERVQVKARSSGYLQGELSGWLQPLAEHLPAQLRLQVAAFKASAELPDSLSLEQLELKAQGDLQDGYQIVGSAKLPAAEGPVALALAGLLKADGATISNLSLSANPEQQVQLSGELNWQQGLSLESRFNWQNFPWQRLYPLAEEPPVALRELKGELAYQAGNYLGHFAAELDGPAGAFSLQSPLSGDLQKLYLPELRLQAGQGRAEGQVSLGFAEQLSWDVRLQLSQLDPAYWLAELPGSLAGPLNSAGNLRDGQLNLNADIDLSGRLRGQPAKLLAKFTGGLEQGELSSLDVRLGDNRISGQAALRQQLSGQLLLAMPRLGQLWPGLQGQLSGQLDLAGKLQAPQGQLQLKGQRLAYADQRLRQLTLDASLNSAQRGQLSLAAQGIQLGETALGRLGLTAAGDQRQQSLELQLQGPLLNSQLALAGRLDKGNWRGSLSRGEVQSGGQDWRLQQPATLVRLANGQLSLGAHCWRAGQASLCGAEQRLLPEPMLDYQLSNFPMDSLAEWLPKDFTWQGQLNGQLQLALPASGPSGRLSLDAGSGTWRIRDQQQWLEFAYDSLRLDTQIGPQRIDSSLLLRGPAIGELALDAQLDPRPASKPLSGSFRLSGLDLALVRPFVPKVERIAGQLNGSGSLSGVLLAPQVNGSLRLSNGVIAGGELPMNIEQLQLQARIEGERLLLEGDWRSGEQGQGSLNGELSWATGLAADMQLRGSRLPVAVEPYATVQVEPDLRLRLRDQQLSVAGKVLIPSGKIEIRQLPPSTVQISSDAHVLGRDSAQQQATAIAMDIAVEVGQERLTFSGFGLKAELQGRVHIGNDLDTRGELNLNKGRFRAYGQRLNVRRARLLFAGPIDQPFLDIEAVRQVDDVVAGLRLSGNAAQPTSEVFSEPAMSQEQALSYLVMGRPLGQGGGDNNMLAQAALALGMAGSAPLVNNLAQGLGINDFQLDTEGSGLTTSVVASGNLSERLSLRYGVGVFEPANTIALRYELSRRLYLEAASGLASSLDLFYRRDF from the coding sequence GTGAAGCGCCTACTGCGTAATAGCCTGTTCGCGCTGCTGGGGCTGCTGTGTGTGTTGGCGCTTGGTTTGAGTGTGTTGCTGGGTACACAAGGCGGCAGCCGCTGGCTTTTGGCTCAGGTGCCGGGTTTACAGGTGGACGGCTTCAGCGGGCGCTTGGGCGGTAGCTGGCAGGCTGAGCAATTACGTTGGCAACAAGGCGCGAGCCGCGTTGACGTGCAGGCCCCGAGCCTGACCTGGTCGCCCACCTGCCTGCTGCGCTTGACCCTGTGTGTCGAGCAACTGCACAGCGGGCCGATCAGCCTGCTGTTGCCCGCAGACGAACAGCCCAGTAGCGAATCATTCAGCCTGCCGGACGTGAGCCTGCCGCTGGCGCTGCAACTGGGCGAAGTGCGCATCGCCAGTCTGCAACTGAATGGCGTCGAGCAACTTCGCGGCCTCCAACTGGCTGCACGCTGGACGGCGCAAGGTATCCTACTGGACAACATCAGCCTGCATGCCGCTGACCTCGACTTGGTGCTCCAGGGCCAGCTACAAACCAGCGGCAATTGGCCCTTGCAACTCAGCGGGCAACTGCAACTGCCCGCGCCCGAAAAGCAAACCTGGCCGGTGACACTGCAACTTAACGGTGAACTGCGTGAGCGCGTGCAGGTTAAGGCCCGCAGCAGCGGTTATCTGCAGGGCGAGCTAAGCGGCTGGTTGCAGCCTTTGGCGGAACACCTGCCCGCCCAGCTGCGCTTGCAGGTCGCGGCCTTCAAGGCCAGCGCCGAGTTGCCGGACAGCCTGAGCCTGGAGCAGCTTGAGCTGAAAGCCCAGGGCGACTTGCAGGACGGCTATCAGATTGTTGGCAGCGCCAAGCTACCCGCCGCCGAAGGGCCGGTGGCCTTGGCCCTGGCGGGTTTGCTCAAGGCTGACGGTGCGACGATCAGCAACCTGAGCTTGAGCGCTAACCCTGAGCAACAGGTACAGCTCAGTGGCGAGCTGAACTGGCAGCAGGGCCTGAGCCTGGAGAGTCGCTTCAATTGGCAGAATTTCCCCTGGCAGCGCCTTTATCCGCTGGCGGAAGAACCGCCGGTAGCGTTACGCGAGCTCAAGGGCGAGCTGGCCTATCAAGCAGGCAATTACCTTGGGCATTTCGCTGCCGAACTGGATGGGCCGGCCGGAGCCTTCAGCCTGCAGAGCCCACTGAGTGGCGATTTGCAAAAGCTGTACCTGCCCGAACTGCGTCTGCAAGCCGGTCAGGGCCGCGCCGAAGGCCAGGTCAGCCTGGGTTTTGCCGAGCAGCTGAGCTGGGATGTACGCCTGCAGTTGAGTCAGCTTGACCCCGCCTACTGGCTGGCCGAATTGCCCGGTAGCCTGGCCGGCCCCTTAAACAGCGCCGGTAATCTGCGCGATGGGCAGCTCAACCTGAATGCCGACATCGACCTGAGTGGCCGCCTGCGCGGCCAACCGGCCAAGCTGCTGGCGAAATTCACGGGTGGCCTGGAGCAGGGTGAGCTCAGTAGTTTGGATGTGCGCCTCGGCGATAACCGCATCAGTGGCCAGGCCGCTTTGCGCCAACAGCTTAGCGGCCAGTTGCTGCTGGCCATGCCACGTCTGGGGCAGCTCTGGCCGGGTTTACAGGGCCAGCTCAGCGGCCAGCTAGACCTAGCGGGCAAGCTGCAAGCGCCGCAGGGCCAGTTGCAGCTTAAAGGTCAGCGCCTGGCCTATGCCGATCAACGCTTGCGGCAGCTCACGCTCGACGCCAGCCTCAACAGCGCTCAGCGCGGTCAGTTATCCCTGGCGGCGCAGGGTATTCAGCTTGGCGAAACTGCACTGGGCCGGCTGGGTCTCACGGCCGCTGGTGATCAGCGCCAACAGAGCCTTGAGTTGCAGTTGCAAGGCCCCTTGCTCAATAGCCAACTGGCTTTGGCGGGGCGTTTGGATAAGGGCAATTGGCGCGGCAGTCTGAGCCGTGGCGAGGTGCAAAGCGGCGGCCAGGACTGGCGCCTGCAACAGCCGGCCACCTTGGTGCGCCTGGCCAATGGTCAGCTCAGCCTGGGTGCGCATTGCTGGCGCGCCGGCCAGGCCAGCCTGTGCGGGGCAGAGCAGCGCTTGTTGCCGGAGCCGATGCTGGACTACCAACTGAGCAACTTCCCCATGGACAGTCTGGCCGAGTGGCTGCCCAAGGATTTCACCTGGCAGGGTCAACTTAATGGCCAGTTGCAGCTCGCACTGCCGGCCAGCGGCCCGAGCGGTCGTTTGTCGCTGGATGCCGGCAGTGGCACCTGGCGTATTCGCGACCAGCAGCAGTGGCTGGAATTTGCCTATGACAGCCTGCGTCTGGATACGCAGATTGGCCCGCAACGCATCGACAGCTCGCTGCTCCTGCGCGGCCCGGCGATTGGCGAACTGGCCTTGGACGCCCAGCTTGACCCGCGTCCGGCGAGCAAACCCTTGTCTGGCAGCTTCCGCCTGAGTGGCCTGGACCTGGCACTGGTTCGCCCGTTTGTGCCGAAGGTTGAGCGCATCGCCGGGCAGTTGAATGGCTCGGGCAGCCTGTCGGGCGTGTTGCTGGCACCGCAGGTCAATGGCAGCTTGCGCCTCAGCAATGGCGTAATAGCCGGCGGTGAGTTGCCCATGAACATCGAGCAGCTGCAACTGCAGGCCCGCATCGAGGGCGAACGGCTGCTGCTGGAGGGGGATTGGCGCAGTGGTGAGCAGGGCCAGGGCAGCCTTAATGGTGAGTTGAGCTGGGCGACGGGGCTGGCGGCTGACATGCAGCTACGTGGCAGTCGTCTGCCCGTGGCCGTGGAGCCTTACGCGACCGTGCAAGTTGAGCCGGATCTGCGCCTGCGCCTGCGTGATCAGCAGTTGTCGGTGGCGGGCAAGGTGCTGATCCCCAGCGGCAAGATAGAGATACGCCAGTTGCCGCCTTCGACGGTGCAAATATCCAGCGATGCGCATGTGCTGGGGCGTGACAGCGCGCAGCAGCAGGCCACAGCCATTGCCATGGATATTGCTGTCGAAGTCGGCCAGGAACGCCTGACGTTCAGTGGTTTTGGCTTGAAGGCCGAGCTGCAGGGCCGTGTGCATATCGGCAATGACCTGGATACCCGCGGTGAGTTGAATCTGAACAAGGGGCGTTTTCGCGCCTATGGTCAGCGCCTCAATGTACGCCGTGCGCGCCTGCTGTTCGCCGGTCCGATAGACCAGCCGTTTCTGGATATCGAGGCCGTGCGCCAGGTCGATGATGTCGTTGCTGGCCTGCGTCTAAGCGGCAACGCCGCGCAACCGACCAGTGAAGTGTTTTCCGAGCCGGCGATGAGCCAGGAGCAGGCGTTGTCCTACCTGGTCATGGGCCGTCCGTTGGGGCAGGGCGGTGGTGATAACAACATGCTTGCCCAGGCTGCGCTGGCGTTAGGCATGGCCGGCAGTGCACCGCTGGTCAATAACCTGGCCCAAGGGTTGGGGATCAACGACTTTCAGCTTGATACCGAGGGCTCTGGGCTGACCACCAGCGTGGTGGCCAGCGGTAACCTGTCGGAACGTTTGAGCCTGCGTTATGGCGTCGGGGTGTTCGAGCCGGCGAATACCATCGCGTTGCGCTATGAATTGAGCCGCAGGCTCTATCTTGAAGCTGCCAGCGGACTGGCCAGCTCGCTCGATCTGTTCTATCGCCGAGATTTTTAG
- a CDS encoding autotransporter assembly complex family protein, with product MSVFPKFLAGLCLLLLSATALAEAQLRVRVEPANSALKTNIEGYIGSLGERDAEALQRYRRVAESQAEKAAQALGYYQAQITTEVSEGKTPRLTVKIQPGEPVRLRDVLVRIDGPAAQLRAFRPPSKPQLRSGAQLNHGHYDTAKRDIQNQASRYGFFAGRFSQQRLTIDPDAGVADIELVYVSGPRYQLGAVSFTGDAPFDEDLLQRMVPFPADSPYDSALIAELYQALRSSGYFEAVQVDANPSSAAAEQIPVMVQLQARKPRSMGLGVGFSTDVGPRGRGNWTRHWANPQGHSYGAEFELSAPRQNVGLWYDVPLDPPLTDKLRVAGGYQAEELADTDSNSRLLTFGPEWHSKLDNGWQRVLELKWRHEQYVLGDDAGTSTLLMPGISYSYLHSDNQIDPNHGYRLQFDLAGAAKGLLSDANVLHGNIQLKGLTTLFKRHRLLGRVQVGGTESNGFAQVPPSLRFFAGGDQSVRGYDYQSLSPENSAGDKVGGRYLFSSSLEYQYSLTERWRLASFVDQGNTFDSLQLPSLKSAVGLGVRWVSPLGPLRLDLAHPLDDQGGIRLHFSMGPEL from the coding sequence ATGTCTGTGTTCCCCAAATTTCTTGCCGGGCTTTGCCTGCTCCTGCTGAGTGCTACGGCCCTGGCCGAGGCTCAGTTGCGCGTGCGTGTAGAACCGGCCAACAGTGCCTTGAAAACCAATATCGAAGGCTATATTGGCAGTCTCGGTGAGCGTGATGCTGAGGCCCTGCAGCGTTACCGTCGGGTAGCCGAGAGTCAGGCGGAAAAAGCCGCGCAAGCGCTGGGTTACTATCAGGCGCAGATCACCACCGAGGTCAGTGAAGGCAAGACCCCACGCCTGACCGTGAAGATTCAGCCCGGCGAGCCGGTGCGCCTGCGTGATGTGCTGGTGCGCATCGACGGCCCAGCCGCGCAACTGCGCGCCTTCCGCCCCCCCAGCAAGCCGCAACTGCGCAGCGGCGCGCAGCTCAATCACGGACATTACGATACGGCCAAGCGGGACATCCAGAATCAGGCTTCACGCTATGGTTTCTTCGCCGGACGCTTCAGCCAGCAACGCCTGACCATTGATCCGGATGCTGGGGTTGCCGATATCGAACTGGTCTATGTCAGCGGTCCTCGTTACCAGCTTGGCGCGGTGAGCTTTACCGGCGATGCGCCTTTTGATGAGGATCTGTTGCAGCGCATGGTGCCGTTCCCGGCAGATAGCCCCTATGACTCTGCGCTGATTGCCGAGCTGTATCAGGCACTGCGTTCCAGTGGTTATTTCGAAGCGGTGCAGGTGGATGCCAACCCGAGCAGCGCTGCCGCCGAGCAGATTCCGGTTATGGTGCAACTGCAGGCACGCAAGCCACGCAGCATGGGCTTGGGTGTGGGTTTTTCCACCGATGTTGGCCCACGTGGGCGCGGCAACTGGACCCGGCACTGGGCCAATCCGCAGGGGCACAGTTATGGTGCGGAGTTTGAACTGTCGGCACCGCGGCAGAATGTCGGCCTGTGGTACGACGTACCGCTTGATCCGCCGCTAACCGACAAGTTGCGGGTCGCCGGCGGTTACCAGGCTGAGGAGCTGGCCGATACCGACAGCAATAGCCGCCTGCTGACGTTCGGCCCGGAGTGGCACAGCAAGCTGGATAACGGTTGGCAGCGGGTGCTGGAGCTGAAGTGGCGGCATGAGCAGTACGTCCTCGGCGATGATGCTGGTACCAGCACGTTGTTGATGCCGGGCATCAGTTACTCCTACCTGCACAGTGACAATCAGATTGATCCGAATCACGGTTACCGTCTGCAGTTTGACCTGGCCGGGGCGGCCAAGGGGTTGTTGTCTGACGCCAATGTGTTGCACGGCAATATCCAACTCAAAGGGCTGACCACGCTATTTAAACGCCACCGCCTACTTGGCCGCGTGCAGGTGGGGGGCACTGAATCGAATGGCTTTGCCCAGGTGCCGCCGTCGCTACGTTTTTTTGCCGGCGGCGACCAAAGCGTGCGCGGTTACGACTACCAGAGCCTGTCGCCGGAGAATAGCGCGGGCGACAAAGTCGGCGGCCGCTACCTGTTTAGTAGCAGCCTGGAATACCAATACAGCCTGACCGAGCGTTGGCGCCTGGCGAGCTTTGTCGACCAAGGCAATACCTTCGACTCGTTGCAGCTTCCGTCGCTGAAAAGCGCCGTGGGCCTTGGCGTGCGCTGGGTCTCGCCACTCGGTCCGCTACGCCTCGACTTGGCCCATCCGCTGGATGATCAAGGCGGCATCCGCCTACACTTCTCCATGGGCCCTGAACTGTGA
- a CDS encoding GNAT family N-acetyltransferase, whose protein sequence is MPNSLAEVRMLDSGYAREARSLLYHAYRHDPTFAYLFEAERPGYDQRVRATVRELVQQHFAEDLPAIGLLIDDRLIGMALIAPPQRRMDITESWGWRMRMLLTAGFRCTKRYLAYHDAVIACLPPGPYHVLPLLGIHPQYQGKHLGEQLLEALHNWCAEDASSQGVVLDTGNAHYLDFYKRQGYEEVGEVAIGPIIEHVFFHPSPQLAVKVSA, encoded by the coding sequence ATGCCCAACAGTCTCGCCGAAGTTCGTATGCTCGATAGCGGCTATGCCCGCGAAGCGCGTTCGTTGCTGTATCACGCCTACCGGCATGACCCGACGTTTGCTTACCTGTTTGAAGCAGAGCGCCCCGGCTATGACCAGCGGGTGCGCGCGACGGTTCGCGAGCTGGTGCAGCAGCATTTTGCCGAAGACCTACCGGCCATTGGTTTGCTGATTGATGATCGCTTGATCGGTATGGCACTGATCGCCCCGCCACAGCGGCGCATGGACATCACCGAAAGCTGGGGCTGGCGCATGCGCATGCTGCTGACCGCAGGTTTTCGCTGCACCAAGCGTTATCTGGCCTACCACGATGCGGTGATCGCCTGCCTGCCACCAGGGCCGTATCACGTGTTACCACTGCTCGGTATTCACCCGCAGTACCAGGGCAAGCATCTCGGCGAGCAACTGCTTGAGGCGCTGCATAATTGGTGCGCTGAAGACGCCAGTTCGCAAGGCGTGGTGCTTGATACGGGCAACGCGCACTACCTGGATTTCTACAAGCGTCAGGGCTACGAGGAAGTCGGCGAAGTGGCCATTGGCCCGATCATCGAGCACGTGTTCTTCCATCCCAGCCCACAACTGGCGGTTAAGGTCAGCGCCTGA
- the xthA gene encoding exodeoxyribonuclease III, with protein MKIVSFNINGLRARPHQLAALIDKHQPDVIGLQETKVADEQFPEAAIRELGYHVHYHGQKGHYGVALLSRQAPLSLHKGFPGDAEDAQRRFIYGTFADAQGNPVTVMNGYFPQGENRDHPTKFPAKQRFYADLQNLLLSQFSPQQPLVVMGDINISTADIDIGIGEPNRLRWLKSGKCSFLPEEREWLATLKNWGLVDSFRHLNPAVNDRFSWFDYRSRGFEDEPKRGLRIDVILASQALQARIKDAGIDYDLRGMEKPSDHAPIWLELSE; from the coding sequence ATGAAGATCGTCTCCTTCAATATCAATGGCCTGCGTGCCCGCCCGCATCAACTGGCAGCGCTGATCGACAAGCACCAGCCGGATGTCATTGGCCTGCAGGAAACCAAGGTGGCTGATGAGCAGTTCCCTGAAGCAGCCATCCGCGAGCTGGGTTACCACGTCCACTATCACGGCCAGAAAGGCCACTACGGCGTCGCCCTGCTCTCGCGCCAAGCACCACTAAGCCTGCACAAGGGTTTTCCTGGGGATGCCGAAGACGCGCAACGGCGCTTTATCTACGGCACCTTCGCCGATGCCCAGGGCAACCCGGTGACGGTGATGAATGGTTACTTTCCACAGGGCGAAAACCGCGATCACCCGACTAAGTTTCCAGCCAAGCAACGCTTCTACGCCGATTTGCAAAATCTGCTGCTAAGTCAGTTCAGCCCGCAGCAGCCGTTGGTGGTGATGGGCGATATCAATATTTCTACTGCAGACATCGACATCGGCATCGGTGAACCGAACCGTCTGCGCTGGCTGAAAAGCGGCAAGTGCAGCTTTCTTCCAGAAGAGCGCGAATGGCTGGCCACTTTAAAGAACTGGGGCCTGGTCGACAGTTTCCGCCATCTCAACCCGGCGGTGAATGACCGTTTTAGCTGGTTCGATTACCGCAGCCGTGGTTTCGAAGACGAGCCCAAGCGCGGCCTGCGTATCGATGTGATTCTGGCGTCCCAAGCCCTGCAGGCACGCATTAAAGACGCGGGCATTGACTACGACCTGCGTGGCATGGAAAAACCCTCGGACCACGCCCCTATCTGGCTGGAACTGAGCGAATAG
- a CDS encoding phosphate ABC transporter substrate-binding/OmpA family protein — MPRARSASDRDTWTRAISFLLLGSLCYALPWSVFAALPAAADNSSVLRIQGSNTIGAKLGPALVKGLFEEQGLSAIRIEAGALENEQRISAKTADGRSVSIDVAAHGSGTGFTSLAEGSAELAASSRPIKDSEAANLQALGDLKSPAAEQIIALDGLAIILHPGNPISALNTVQLAQIFAGELSDWAQLGAPAGEINIYARDDQSGTYDTFKELVLSANGKALASNAKRFESSERLSDAVSQDPQGIGFIGLPYIRQAKALAIAAGDSQPMLPSLTLIATEDYPLSRRLFLYNQPQLSNPWARALVQFAHSPRGQAIVEQSGFIAQTVQAVNIPAHAQMPASYQTLAQHAQRLSVNFRFQEGSASLDNKARRDLNRLLAYLREQNKLQGSVVLVGFGDAKADPARAELLSKLRAMAVRRELSKGGVIFRDIIGLGDELPVATNSADDGRIKNRRVEVWVY; from the coding sequence ATGCCGCGCGCCCGCTCTGCCTCTGATCGTGACACATGGACTCGTGCCATCAGCTTCTTGCTGCTCGGCTCACTCTGCTACGCCTTGCCCTGGTCGGTATTCGCGGCCCTGCCGGCTGCTGCCGACAACAGCAGCGTACTGCGCATCCAAGGCTCCAATACCATTGGCGCGAAATTGGGCCCGGCGCTGGTCAAAGGCTTGTTTGAGGAGCAAGGCCTGAGCGCCATCCGCATCGAAGCCGGTGCGCTGGAAAACGAGCAGAGAATCTCCGCTAAAACCGCCGATGGCCGCAGCGTAAGCATTGACGTTGCGGCGCACGGCTCTGGCACCGGGTTTACCTCATTAGCCGAGGGCAGCGCCGAACTGGCAGCGTCCTCACGCCCCATCAAAGACAGCGAAGCCGCTAACCTGCAGGCCCTGGGTGACCTGAAAAGCCCCGCCGCCGAACAGATTATTGCCCTCGATGGCCTGGCCATCATCCTGCACCCCGGCAACCCTATTTCCGCCCTGAACACCGTACAGCTGGCGCAGATATTTGCCGGTGAACTCAGCGACTGGGCCCAACTGGGCGCACCCGCAGGTGAGATCAATATATATGCCCGCGATGATCAGTCCGGCACCTATGACACCTTCAAAGAGCTGGTGCTCAGTGCCAATGGCAAAGCCCTGGCCAGCAACGCCAAGCGCTTTGAATCCAGCGAGAGGCTTTCTGATGCGGTCAGTCAGGACCCTCAGGGTATTGGCTTTATCGGCTTGCCCTATATCCGCCAGGCCAAGGCCCTGGCCATCGCGGCCGGCGACTCACAACCCATGCTGCCTAGCCTGACCCTGATTGCCACCGAGGATTACCCACTGTCGCGGCGGCTGTTTCTGTATAACCAGCCGCAGTTGAGCAACCCCTGGGCCCGTGCGCTGGTGCAGTTTGCCCACAGCCCGCGCGGCCAGGCGATTGTCGAGCAAAGCGGGTTTATCGCACAGACCGTGCAGGCAGTGAACATCCCTGCGCATGCGCAAATGCCCGCCAGCTACCAAACCTTGGCGCAACACGCCCAGCGCCTGTCGGTGAACTTCCGCTTTCAGGAAGGCAGCGCCAGCCTGGACAACAAAGCCCGACGCGACCTCAATCGGCTGCTGGCTTATCTGCGCGAGCAGAACAAACTACAGGGCAGCGTGGTACTGGTTGGCTTCGGCGATGCCAAGGCTGATCCGGCGCGCGCCGAGCTGCTCTCCAAACTGCGCGCCATGGCGGTACGCCGTGAGTTGAGCAAGGGTGGGGTGATCTTCCGCGACATTATCGGCCTCGGCGATGAACTGCCGGTGGCGACCAACAGCGCCGATGACGGGCGAATAAAAAATCGCCGGGTCGAGGTCTGGGTCTACTGA
- a CDS encoding TerC family protein codes for MDSLFSALNTPLFGTPGGFWLAFILIILGLLVLDLGVLHRDNHEIAMRESLLLYSGYFSVGTAFGGWIWWQLGATKALEFYTGFLVEQSLSMDNVFVMAMILNFFAIPRRYQHRVLFWGILGVIVLRATMIGLGTALVQNFEWVLYLFGAFLLFSGVKMLSAEQQQHTDLSQNRLLQFLRRHLRVTDSMHNGRFLVRQPDRRSGKQLLHASPLLLALVLIELADLVFAVDSVPAVLAISQDPFIVYTSNIFAILGLRSLYFALAALMHRFIYLRYALALVLMFIGGKIFLHDLFKVPALLSLCVTLGLLAGAVILSLVKTRASKPTN; via the coding sequence ATGGACAGCCTGTTTAGTGCGCTCAACACTCCACTGTTCGGCACCCCTGGAGGGTTCTGGCTAGCCTTTATCCTGATCATTCTCGGCTTGCTGGTGCTCGACCTCGGCGTGCTGCACCGCGACAACCATGAAATCGCGATGCGTGAAAGCCTGCTGCTGTATAGCGGCTACTTCTCGGTTGGCACCGCCTTTGGCGGCTGGATCTGGTGGCAGCTCGGGGCCACTAAGGCACTGGAGTTCTACACCGGTTTTCTGGTCGAGCAATCGCTGTCGATGGACAACGTATTCGTCATGGCGATGATTCTGAATTTCTTCGCCATCCCCCGGCGCTACCAACACCGCGTGCTGTTCTGGGGCATCCTCGGGGTCATCGTGCTGCGTGCCACGATGATCGGCCTAGGTACAGCGCTGGTACAAAACTTCGAGTGGGTGCTGTACCTGTTCGGCGCATTTCTGCTGTTCAGCGGCGTGAAAATGCTCTCTGCCGAGCAACAACAGCACACCGATCTAAGCCAGAACCGTCTGTTGCAGTTCCTGCGCAGGCACCTGCGAGTAACCGACAGCATGCACAACGGGCGCTTCCTCGTGCGCCAGCCGGATCGACGCTCGGGCAAGCAACTGCTGCATGCCAGCCCATTGCTCCTGGCCCTGGTATTGATTGAACTGGCCGACTTGGTGTTTGCCGTGGACAGCGTGCCAGCGGTGCTGGCCATTTCCCAAGACCCATTTATCGTCTACACCTCGAACATCTTCGCGATTCTGGGCCTGCGCTCGCTGTATTTTGCCCTGGCCGCATTGATGCATCGTTTCATCTACCTGAGATATGCCCTGGCGTTGGTGTTGATGTTTATCGGCGGCAAGATTTTCCTCCACGACCTATTCAAGGTTCCCGCTCTGCTCTCGCTGTGTGTGACCCTCGGCCTGCTGGCCGGCGCAGTCATACTGTCGCTGGTTAAAACCCGAGCATCCAAGCCGACCAATTAA
- a CDS encoding acyl-CoA dehydrogenase — MDFAYSPKVQQLRERVTAFMETHVYPAEAVFEQQINQGDRWQPTAIMEELKAKAKAEGLWNLFLPDSELGAGLTNSEYAPLAEIMGSSLIGPEPFNCAAPDTGNMEVLVRYANEAQKEKWLKPLLDGTIRSAFAMTEPGVASSDATNMEARAVREGDEWVINGRKWWTSGACDPRCKIMIFMGLTNPDGPRHAQHSMILVPMDTPGVKVLRPLTVFGYDDAPHGHAEVLFENVRVPYENVLLGEGRGFEIAQGRLGPGRIHHCMRSIGMAERALKLMCERSISRTAFGKPLARLGGNIDHIADSRMEINMARLLTLNAAYMMDTVGNKVAASEIAQIKVVAPNVALKVIDRAIQMHGGAGVSNDFPLAYWYAMQRTLRLADGPDEVHRAAIGKFEIGKYVSKEVMNASR; from the coding sequence ATGGATTTCGCCTACTCCCCCAAGGTTCAGCAGTTACGTGAACGCGTTACCGCGTTTATGGAAACGCATGTTTACCCAGCCGAAGCCGTGTTCGAGCAACAGATCAATCAAGGTGACCGCTGGCAGCCCACTGCGATCATGGAAGAGTTGAAAGCCAAGGCTAAAGCCGAAGGCCTATGGAACCTGTTTCTCCCGGATTCCGAACTGGGCGCTGGCCTGACTAACAGCGAGTACGCCCCGCTGGCGGAGATCATGGGCAGCTCGCTGATCGGCCCGGAGCCGTTCAACTGCGCCGCGCCGGACACCGGCAATATGGAAGTGCTGGTGCGTTACGCCAACGAAGCGCAGAAAGAAAAGTGGCTCAAGCCCCTGCTGGACGGCACCATCCGTTCGGCTTTTGCCATGACCGAGCCGGGCGTTGCCTCAAGCGATGCCACCAATATGGAAGCGCGCGCCGTACGTGAAGGTGATGAGTGGGTGATCAACGGCCGCAAGTGGTGGACCTCCGGCGCCTGTGACCCACGCTGCAAAATCATGATCTTTATGGGCCTGACCAACCCCGACGGTCCACGCCATGCGCAGCATTCGATGATTCTGGTGCCGATGGATACCCCTGGCGTGAAAGTGCTGCGTCCGTTGACGGTGTTTGGCTACGACGATGCGCCGCATGGCCACGCCGAAGTGCTGTTCGAAAACGTCCGTGTCCCTTATGAGAACGTGCTGTTGGGCGAGGGCCGTGGTTTTGAGATCGCCCAAGGTCGTCTTGGCCCTGGCCGTATTCACCACTGCATGCGCTCCATCGGTATGGCCGAGCGCGCCCTTAAGCTAATGTGCGAGCGCTCCATCAGCCGCACCGCTTTCGGCAAGCCGCTGGCGCGTCTGGGCGGCAATATTGACCATATCGCCGACTCGCGGATGGAAATCAACATGGCCCGCCTGCTGACGCTTAACGCGGCGTACATGATGGACACCGTGGGCAACAAGGTGGCCGCCAGTGAAATCGCTCAGATCAAAGTCGTGGCACCTAACGTGGCGCTAAAAGTCATCGACCGAGCGATCCAGATGCATGGCGGTGCCGGGGTCTCCAATGACTTCCCGCTGGCTTACTGGTACGCCATGCAGCGCACCCTGCGCCTGGCCGACGGCCCGGATGAGGTGCACCGGGCTGCCATTGGCAAGTTTGAAATTGGTAAGTACGTGTCGAAAGAGGTGATGAACGCCAGCCGTTAA